In Ruminococcaceae bacterium KH2T8, the sequence TTACACGCCTGAACTGATCAGGGACAAGCAAGACGAGATCCTTAACATCATAAAGAAATTCCTCGGACAGGAAGTATACGATAAGTTTACGGATATGATCTGAAAGATAAGAGCATAGAGATATTCAAGTCTCTATGCTCTTTTTGATGTCTTCGATTATCTTCTCGATACTTACGGGCTTATTGTCATGAGCATCGAGCTCAACGTGGTATATGAGTCCCTTGTCCATATCGGAGAACCGATCCGGGGTATGAGTATGACCGCATAAGTTTATTACACGCATGGGCAAAGGATCATCCTGATCGTAATTAGCGGTAAGAGATGGATAATGCGACAGATAAAAATGGTACTTTCCGTACTTAAATGGTATGGCATATCCCAGGATCTCGGTATCAGGGCTGTTCCTATAGCACTCGACCCTTGGATTAGTGTCATGATTTCCGAGTATCACATATTTCTTTCCCTTAAGCTGCTCCCAGCATTTAAGACCGTTCTCGTTATCCTTGAGCATGATGTCCCCAAGAACATAGACAGTGTCCTCCGAAGTAACGATGCTGTTCCAG encodes:
- a CDS encoding Calcineurin-like phosphoesterase superfamily protein encodes the protein MIYFTSDLHFCHDRDFIYKPRGFDSVHEMNEAIIRNWNSIVTSEDTVYVLGDIMLKDNENGLKCWEQLKGKKYVILGNHDTNPRVECYRNSPDTEILGYAIPFKYGKYHFYLSHYPSLTANYDQDDPLPMRVINLCGHTHTPDRFSDMDKGLIYHVELDAHDNKPVSIEKIIEDIKKSIET